The sequence below is a genomic window from Ipomoea triloba cultivar NCNSP0323 chromosome 2, ASM357664v1.
atatttaaaagttacaattaagttcatcaacatgttattttggtACATTAAAAGTTCTAGTAACCCTTACGTGCTATTCCGACCACATTCCGGCGACAAACACTGGAGACCAGTCGCCTTCTCACTTGAGAAGGCGACCACGACCTTCTTCAATGGCAACAGCGACAATGGAGTGGCCAGAATGTGATTGGAATAGCATTGGAGGGTCTGCGGAATcctagtgacctgcaataatcAAATTTTTGGATTTCAATGCACTAAAATAACATGTTGATTTGACGGGTAGCATTGGAGGGTCGTCGGAACCCTAGTGACTTGCAATAATCgattttttagattttaatgaaccaaaataacatgttgatTTGACGggtttaattacaatttttaaatgtttaagggtttaataattaactttttgaataaTGTTTAGGAGTCGATTTGACATTTGTTGCATTTGGGCGAAACATGAAATGGCATTTTGGTAAATTAGTAAAACATGGAGGGCGAAAGCGAAACGAGTATAGATTCAACGTACCGAAGGGcataattgaattaaataacGGTTTCCTACGTTTTGGTctgagaaagaaagaaagcagTTATGGTCGCCATCTATCTCTTCTTCATCACCGCATGATCATAGTTTCTTCCTCCCTCATCAAATAAATCCCAATTATATTCCATCAGATATCTAGGGCTAAAGCTAGCTCGATCTCCCGGCCCGGCCTCTTAATTAATCTGATCTATTCCCGGATCGGATCATTCCTGACGATTTGATCGAATTGAAATGGTTCGCGTGAGCAATGCGATCATCGCTTTCCTCAACTTCCTCACCCTAATCGTCGCCGTCGTAGGGATCGGCGCGGCGGTATGGATCCAGTTCAACCCTAGCGCCACCCTGTGCCAGAAGGTCCTCCAGAAGCCGTTCGTCATCTTAGGCCTCTCCCTTCTCGTCGTCTCCTTGCTCGGCTTGATCGGCTCCTGTTTCCGCGTCTCCTTTTTTCTCTGGATATATCTCACCGTCATGTTCCTCATCATCCTCGGCGTCCTCTGCTTCCTGTTtttcaccatcatcatcaccaaCAAGCGGGTCGGAACCGCTCTCTCCGGCAAGGGCTACAAGGACGCTCGCCTCGGGGATTACTCCCATTGGTTGCAGAAGTATGTTGTGAATGCTCAAAATTGGGATCAGATTAAGAGCTGCTTGATAGATATCCAGCTCTGCCAGCATCTCGCCAACGGCAAGAAC
It includes:
- the LOC116004901 gene encoding tetraspanin-8-like — its product is MVRVSNAIIAFLNFLTLIVAVVGIGAAVWIQFNPSATLCQKVLQKPFVILGLSLLVVSLLGLIGSCFRVSFFLWIYLTVMFLIILGVLCFLFFTIIITNKRVGTALSGKGYKDARLGDYSHWLQKYVVNAQNWDQIKSCLIDIQLCQHLANGKNADFYKHSLSATQSGCCKPPTYCGFEFHNATYWTTPKAGPAVPHQDCKKWSNVQTELCFECESCKTAVLENLRKQWKKLAIINSCILAFVLVVYSVGCCALKNNSRSRYDKYRGGFYP